From a region of the Lucilia cuprina isolate Lc7/37 unplaced genomic scaffold, ASM2204524v1 Scaffold_6650, whole genome shotgun sequence genome:
- the LOC124421227 gene encoding band 7 protein AGAP004871-like produces MQGGAKGPGIFFILPCIDSYARVDLRTRTYDVPPQEVKKQKTFFTIFLQLFLLNIFVSKY; encoded by the exons ATGCAAGGAGGAGCCAAGGGTCctg gtattttcttcattttaccCTGCATCGATTCATATGCTCGAGTTGATTTGCGTACTCGAACTTATGATGTACCACCACAAgaggtaaaaaaacaaaaaactttttttacaatttttttacaattatttttactaaatatatttGTGTCAAAGTATTAA